The following proteins come from a genomic window of Streptomyces sp. Sge12:
- a CDS encoding AraC family transcriptional regulator — protein MRSPATDGTVSVQLARFVVDALRRSGVEPGRVARLPDLGPEVLGNDLARVSTASALAVWEQLTLAGPGTAIGALITDEAPIGTFGLWDYLITTGPSLRETLRQAVEYNAVIGDAAQEKLLVEEDGRTFNIRHATGSWGPDVVEAIDFFVLGLFLTRSRAATGRPLVPLRVSVTHGASGRHRQLTEFFGTTRIDFGAPYNSITFHDNDVRAPLPRAQPGLDRLLVRHAELTLAAARPALLWQDRFRMALDSAFREGAVSLEHVAQRLAVSPRTLQRRLGEHGTTWREEVESVRQEHALELLRTTDLPLRSVAARVGFSDVRALRRAVRRWEGRPPRDIRSTAGAGAGAGAGAGAGEPPATSWGTGPSPRACRP, from the coding sequence ATGCGGTCTCCTGCCACCGACGGCACCGTCTCCGTCCAGCTCGCGCGGTTCGTCGTCGACGCGCTGCGCCGCTCCGGTGTGGAACCGGGACGGGTGGCCCGGCTGCCGGACCTCGGGCCCGAGGTGCTGGGCAACGATCTGGCCCGGGTCTCGACCGCGTCGGCGCTGGCCGTGTGGGAGCAGCTGACCCTCGCGGGGCCGGGAACGGCCATCGGTGCGCTGATCACCGATGAGGCGCCGATCGGTACCTTCGGACTGTGGGACTACCTGATCACCACCGGCCCCAGCCTGCGCGAGACCCTGCGGCAGGCGGTGGAGTACAACGCCGTCATCGGTGATGCCGCCCAGGAGAAGCTCCTCGTGGAGGAGGACGGCCGTACCTTCAACATCCGCCATGCGACGGGCAGTTGGGGTCCCGATGTGGTGGAGGCGATCGACTTCTTCGTCCTGGGCCTGTTCCTGACCCGGTCCCGGGCCGCCACCGGGCGTCCCCTCGTCCCGCTGCGCGTCTCCGTGACGCACGGCGCGTCCGGGCGCCACCGGCAGTTGACCGAGTTCTTCGGAACCACCCGCATCGATTTCGGCGCCCCGTACAACTCGATCACCTTCCACGACAACGACGTGCGCGCGCCGCTGCCCCGGGCGCAGCCGGGCCTGGACCGCCTCCTGGTCCGGCACGCCGAGCTGACGCTCGCGGCCGCACGGCCGGCCCTGCTCTGGCAGGACCGCTTCCGGATGGCCCTGGACTCCGCCTTCCGGGAGGGCGCCGTCAGCCTGGAACACGTGGCGCAGCGGCTGGCGGTGAGCCCGCGCACTCTCCAGCGGCGGCTGGGCGAGCACGGCACGACCTGGCGCGAGGAGGTCGAATCCGTGCGCCAGGAGCACGCCTTGGAGCTGCTGCGCACCACCGACCTGCCGCTGCGCTCGGTCGCGGCCCGGGTCGGTTTCAGCGACGTGCGCGCACTGCGCCGGGCGGTGCGCCGCTGGGAGGGGCGGCCGCCCCGCGACATCCGCAGTACCGCGGGCGCCGGAGCCGGAGCCGGAGCCGGAGCCGGAGCCGGCGAACCCCCGGCTACTTCATGGGGTACTGGGCCTTCTCCGCGAGCCTGCCGTCCTTGA